In a genomic window of Vitis riparia cultivar Riparia Gloire de Montpellier isolate 1030 unplaced genomic scaffold, EGFV_Vit.rip_1.0 scaffold586_pilon_pilon, whole genome shotgun sequence:
- the LOC117910090 gene encoding pentatricopeptide repeat-containing protein At2g27800, mitochondrial-like isoform X2, whose translation MVEEAVNFLREMFEKHRSADFITYQTVLDEMCRQGRTEDSMQLLKELQEKELVDGHTYRKLLNVLEDDFGNSSYRNRFRYELKLLRVEFCHLG comes from the exons GTTGAGGAGGCAGTGAATTTTCTGCGGGAGATGTTTGAAAAGCACAGGTCAGCTGATTTCATTACATACCAGACAGTCTTGGATGAGATGTGCAGACAAGGAAGGACTGAGGATTCCATGCAGTTATTAAAGGAGCTGCAAGAGAAAGAGCTTGTTGATGGGCATACTTACCGGAAACTTCTCAATGTGCTTGAAGACGACTTTGGAAATTCGAGTTACAGAAACAGATTCAG GTATGAGTTAAAGTTGTTGAGGGTTGAGTTTTGTCATCTTGGATAA